In Rhizobium sp. N324, a single genomic region encodes these proteins:
- the emfA gene encoding CDF family cation efflux transporter EmfA gives MSDNGDLTVRTLAIWGIPLSLGVMGLKMVAWWVTGSVALLSDGLESTVNVVAAFIAFFVIRYAQKPADHDHPFGHHKAEYLSAVTEGVLIVVAALLIVNEAVGYLAEPRMLDAPVLGLAINVAAGVINAVWARLLIRTGRKHRSAALAADGQHIMSDVVTSAGVLVGLLLALATGYAIFDPVLAILVAVNILYQGWKVISQSIGGLMDQAVYPLEEEAIKQAIATHAAGSIGVHDLKTRRAGAVTFIDFHMVVPGTMSVRQAHDICDRLEDAISAVHEGAKIAIHVEPEGEKAHGIRVKVVKEA, from the coding sequence ATGAGTGACAACGGCGACCTTACGGTTCGGACGCTGGCGATATGGGGGATTCCGCTGTCGCTCGGCGTCATGGGCCTGAAGATGGTGGCCTGGTGGGTCACCGGGTCGGTAGCACTGCTGTCGGACGGGCTCGAATCGACGGTCAACGTCGTTGCCGCTTTCATCGCCTTTTTCGTCATCCGCTATGCGCAGAAGCCGGCCGATCACGACCATCCTTTCGGCCATCACAAGGCGGAATATCTGTCCGCCGTCACCGAGGGCGTGCTGATCGTCGTCGCCGCACTTCTGATCGTCAACGAGGCCGTCGGCTACCTCGCCGAGCCGCGCATGCTCGATGCGCCCGTGCTCGGCCTTGCGATCAATGTCGCGGCCGGTGTCATCAATGCGGTCTGGGCGCGGCTGCTGATCCGGACCGGGCGCAAACACCGCTCGGCAGCGCTTGCCGCCGACGGGCAGCATATCATGTCCGATGTGGTGACCTCCGCCGGCGTGCTCGTCGGCCTGCTGCTGGCGCTGGCGACCGGTTATGCGATCTTCGACCCGGTGCTTGCCATTCTCGTTGCCGTCAACATCCTTTATCAGGGCTGGAAAGTGATCTCGCAATCGATCGGCGGGCTGATGGACCAGGCCGTCTATCCGCTGGAGGAGGAGGCGATCAAGCAGGCGATTGCCACCCATGCAGCTGGTTCGATCGGTGTGCACGACCTGAAGACCAGGCGGGCCGGCGCCGTCACTTTCATCGATTTTCATATGGTGGTGCCCGGCACTATGTCCGTGCGGCAGGCGCATGATATATGCGACCGCCTTGAGGATGCCATCAGTGCGGTGCATGAGGGCGCCAAAATTGCCATTCACGTGGAGCCGGAGGGTGAAAAGGCCCATGGCATCCGCGTCAAAGTCGTCAAGGAGGCATGA
- a CDS encoding DUF2161 domain-containing phosphodiesterase produces the protein METSLYLPVKAFLEAAGYVVKGEVGKCDLVGLSDGDPPVVVVCELKLSFNLELVLQAVDRAAMSDEVWIAARVSAKGRGREADRRYRDLCRRLGIGMLGVSDGGEVSIIVSSISPMPRTNPKRRSRLVSEHQRRRGDPAVGGGSRAPIMTAYRQQALLCASALEQGLKRPRDMKALAANAGAILRDNVYGWFERIEKGIYALTPAGQAALLRWPQPVLSDPAP, from the coding sequence ATGGAGACGTCGCTTTACCTGCCCGTCAAAGCCTTCCTGGAGGCCGCCGGTTATGTCGTGAAGGGTGAGGTCGGAAAATGCGATCTCGTCGGCTTGAGCGATGGCGACCCGCCGGTCGTGGTGGTCTGCGAACTGAAGCTCTCCTTCAACCTCGAACTCGTTCTCCAGGCGGTCGACCGTGCGGCGATGAGCGATGAAGTCTGGATCGCGGCGCGCGTTTCGGCCAAGGGGCGCGGGCGAGAGGCCGACAGGCGCTACCGCGACCTCTGCCGGCGGCTCGGTATCGGCATGCTCGGCGTCTCCGATGGCGGCGAGGTCAGCATCATCGTCAGTTCGATCTCGCCGATGCCCCGGACAAACCCGAAGCGGCGCTCGCGCCTCGTCAGCGAGCACCAGCGCCGCCGTGGCGATCCCGCCGTCGGTGGCGGTTCGCGCGCCCCGATCATGACCGCCTATCGTCAGCAGGCGCTGCTCTGCGCCTCGGCACTCGAGCAGGGCCTGAAGCGGCCGCGGGACATGAAGGCGCTTGCGGCCAATGCCGGAGCGATCCTGCGCGACAATGTCTATGGATGGTTCGAGCGTATAGAAAAGGGCATCTACGCCCTGACGCCGGCAGGGCAGGCCGCGCTGTTGCGCTGGCCGCAGCCTGTCCTTTCCGACCCGGCTCCTTGA
- a CDS encoding anthranilate synthase, with protein sequence MVTILRDDGAEIYETKGGISVTRQRRAIPYSDAVSSYIDKLDERRGAVFSSNYEYPGRYTRWDTAVVDPPLGISSFGRDVWIEAYNERGEVLLGFVTERLKTVADLVLGASSARRLDLSVKAPDRVFTEEERSKMPTVFTVLRAVTDLFYSQADASLGLYGAFGYDIAFQFDAIELKLTRPSDQRDMVLYLPDEILVVDNYAAKAWIDRYDFAKGGVTTEGKAQDIAPEPFKHTDAIPPKSDHRPGEYAELVVKAKESFRKGDLFEVVPGQKFMERCESKPSDISKRLKAINPSPYSFFINLGQQEYLVGASPEMFVRVSGRRIETCPISGTIKRGDDPIADSEQILKLLNSKKDESELTMCSDVDRNDKSRVCEPGSVKVIGRRQIEMYSRLIHTVDHIEGRLRDDMDAFDGFLSHAWAVTVTGAPKLWAMRFIESREKSPRAWYGGAIGMVGFNGDMNTGLTLRTVRIKDGIAEVRAGATLLNDSIPEEEEAETELKASAMLSAIRDAKTGNSGKTQRDVASVGKGVNILLVDHEDSFVHTLANYFRQTGATVSTVRTPVPEEIFDRLDPDLVVLSPGPGTPKDFDCKATIKKARARNLPIFGVCLGLQALAEAYGGELRHLALPMHGKPSRIRVLEPGIVFSGLSREVTVGRYHSIFADPSTLPREFIITAESEDGTIMGIEHAKEPIAAVQFHPESIMTLGGDAGMRMIENVVAHLARKAKTKAA encoded by the coding sequence ATGGTAACGATCCTGCGGGATGATGGTGCGGAAATCTACGAGACCAAGGGCGGCATATCCGTCACGCGGCAGCGGCGGGCGATCCCCTACAGCGATGCGGTCTCTTCCTATATCGACAAGCTCGACGAGCGCCGCGGTGCGGTGTTCTCGTCGAACTACGAATATCCGGGCCGTTACACACGCTGGGACACCGCCGTCGTCGATCCGCCGCTCGGCATCTCTTCCTTCGGGCGCGATGTCTGGATCGAAGCCTATAACGAACGCGGCGAAGTGCTGCTCGGCTTCGTGACCGAGCGGCTGAAAACGGTGGCCGACCTCGTGCTTGGCGCTTCCTCCGCCCGCCGTCTCGACCTCTCGGTCAAGGCACCGGACCGGGTGTTTACCGAGGAAGAGCGCTCGAAGATGCCGACGGTCTTTACCGTGCTGCGCGCCGTCACCGATCTGTTCTATTCGCAGGCGGATGCGAGCCTCGGGCTTTACGGCGCCTTCGGCTACGACATCGCCTTCCAGTTCGACGCGATCGAGCTGAAGCTGACCCGGCCCTCCGACCAGCGCGACATGGTGCTCTACCTGCCCGACGAGATCCTCGTCGTCGACAACTACGCCGCCAAGGCCTGGATCGACCGTTACGATTTCGCAAAAGGCGGCGTGACGACGGAAGGCAAGGCGCAAGACATCGCGCCGGAGCCGTTCAAGCACACGGATGCCATTCCCCCGAAGAGCGATCATCGGCCGGGCGAATATGCCGAGCTCGTCGTCAAGGCGAAGGAAAGTTTCCGCAAGGGCGACCTCTTCGAAGTCGTCCCCGGGCAGAAATTCATGGAGCGCTGCGAGAGCAAGCCTTCCGACATTTCCAAGCGGCTGAAGGCGATCAATCCGTCGCCCTATTCCTTCTTCATCAATCTCGGCCAGCAGGAATATCTGGTCGGCGCCTCGCCCGAAATGTTCGTGCGCGTTTCCGGCCGGCGGATCGAGACCTGCCCGATCTCGGGGACGATCAAGCGCGGTGACGACCCGATCGCCGACAGCGAGCAGATCCTGAAGCTCTTGAATTCGAAGAAGGACGAATCCGAGCTGACCATGTGCTCCGATGTCGACCGCAACGACAAGAGCCGCGTCTGCGAGCCCGGCTCGGTCAAGGTGATCGGCCGCCGGCAGATCGAAATGTATTCGCGCCTCATCCACACGGTCGACCATATCGAGGGCAGGCTGCGCGACGACATGGATGCCTTCGACGGGTTCCTCAGCCACGCCTGGGCCGTCACCGTCACCGGCGCCCCGAAGCTCTGGGCGATGCGCTTCATCGAGAGCCGTGAAAAAAGCCCGCGCGCATGGTATGGTGGCGCGATCGGCATGGTCGGCTTCAACGGCGACATGAACACCGGCCTGACGCTGCGCACCGTGCGCATCAAGGACGGTATCGCCGAGGTGCGCGCCGGTGCGACGCTGCTCAATGATTCTATCCCTGAAGAAGAAGAAGCCGAAACAGAACTGAAGGCCTCTGCCATGCTTTCCGCCATCCGCGACGCCAAGACCGGCAATTCCGGCAAGACCCAGCGCGATGTCGCAAGCGTCGGCAAGGGCGTCAACATCCTGCTCGTCGACCATGAGGACAGCTTCGTCCACACGCTTGCCAATTATTTCCGCCAGACGGGGGCGACCGTTTCGACGGTACGCACGCCGGTGCCGGAGGAAATCTTCGACCGGCTGGACCCGGATCTGGTCGTGCTATCGCCAGGACCCGGAACGCCGAAGGATTTCGACTGCAAGGCGACGATCAAGAAGGCCCGGGCGCGCAACCTGCCGATCTTCGGAGTCTGCCTCGGCCTGCAGGCGCTCGCCGAAGCCTATGGCGGGGAATTGCGCCATCTGGCGCTGCCGATGCACGGCAAGCCCTCGCGCATCCGGGTGCTGGAGCCGGGCATCGTCTTCTCCGGCCTTTCCAGGGAAGTGACGGTTGGCCGCTACCACTCGATCTTCGCCGATCCCTCGACGCTGCCGCGCGAGTTCATCATCACGGCGGAAAGCGAGGACGGCACGATCATGGGCATCGAACACGCCAAGGAGCCGATCGCCGCGGTGCAGTTCCACCCGGAATCGATCATGACGCTCGGCGGCGATGCCGGCATGCGGATGATCGAAAATGTCGTGGCGCATCTGGCGCGCAAGGCGAAGACGAAGGCTGCCTGA